Genomic DNA from Garra rufa chromosome 22, GarRuf1.0, whole genome shotgun sequence:
tctttgttctggaagtgaacttagtTTACAGTgggttaactaacattaacaaacacaacttgtgattttaataatgcattagtaaatgttaaaattaacattaactaagataaGTATTATTCATTCTTAACTAATGTtcattttaactaatgttaactactgTTAATTAATGAACCTTGTTGAAAAGTGtaaccacatttttttttaaatctaaaaacatgTTCTAAGGTATAATCTTGTTTTAGAAAATGTTTTAACATCATTAAAAAATGCTTCCATTTAAATGTGTCACAATGTCCCCATGTTTTCCTTACACCTTTAATACAAGTTAGTATTCACATTTCAATATTTACTTTATTTGTCATTAATATTATTTTCTTCAATTTTCAAATTCATACTTTTAATGAATTCATGATATCAGGACAGTTCACCCTGTCATTTTTTTTGACTTGATGCCTTCCAAAAATATCTAAATgaattttaataaacaaataaaaaatatgcttACCAGAGAATAGgtaaattcatgcaaaagtcaTTGCATGTGTATTAAGATCTGAACAAAAAAGTGCCATGTCATTGACACAGCTTTTTATTGAAAACCAAAATCTTTACTTGGAAAAAAAATTGATCATTAGATCTTAGGAAAAGAAGAAACAAACACAGTCAATAAATTACCTATACTTGTTTTTGACTATAATGCAGAACTAACAGCACAAAACAACATACCTTCTGTCAGTTAGCCAGCCAAATGTGATGTTGCCAACAATGTCAATGACTCCTAGTATGGACATCAAGAAGGCAGCATGCTGATGACCGATACCTACATCCAGCGCGTACGGCACTAGGTATACAAACGGCAGACTGCACCCAGTGGCCAGCAGCAGGAAGGAGCCTGCCAGCACCACGAAGTCAGGCATGAGCAAAAAGTGGTATTCCTGCATGGACTGAAGACAGCGTTGTTTAGCACCCACTTCTAATTTCTCGACCACAGCCTTCTCCGTAGGAACGTCGTTCACCGCCTGCGGCTTAAGACTATACTCGCACTCTAAGTCCACTGGAAGAGGACAGGCCTCCTCTTCCTTTAGAACGATGGGCCGTAACAGAGCTCCACATACACACAGGTTAGACACAAAGCCCCCTAAAATAAGGAGGGCCCCCCTCCATGAATAGTGTTCGATTAGCAACTGCACTACCGGGGCCAAAATGAAGGTCCCAATGCCACTCCCAGACATGGCAATGCCATAAGCCAAAGCCTTCCTCTCCCAGAAATAGATACCGACCNNNNNNNNNNNNNNNNNNNNNNNNNNNNNNNNNNNNNNNNNNNNNNNNNNNNNNNNNNNNNNNNNNNNNNNNNNNNNNNNNNNNNNNNNNNNNNNNNNNNNNNNNNNNNNNNNNNNNNNNNNNNNNNNNNNNNNNNNNNNNNNNNNNNNNNNNNNNNNNNNNNNNNNNNNNNNNNNNNNNNNNNNNNNNNNNNNNNNNNNNNNNNNNNNNNNNNNNNNNNNNNNNNNNNNNNNNNNNNNNNNNNNNNNNNNNNNNNNNNNNNNNNNNNNNNNNNNNNNNNNNNNNNNNNNNNNNNNNNNNNNNNNNNNNNNNNNNNNNNNNNNNNNNNNNNNNNNNNNNNNNNNNNNNNNNNNNNNNNNNNNNNNNNNNNNNNNNNNNNNNNNNNNNNNNNNNNNNNNNNNNNNNNNNNNNNNNNNNNNNNNNNNNNNNNNNNNNNNNNNNNNNNNNNNNNNNNNNNNNNNNNNNNNNNNNNNNNNNNNNNNNNNNNNNNNNNNNNNNNNAAGCATAAACTTTTTCTCACATAAATTTATATGCACAcaaatgtctagtgacatgtttTCAACCACTAAGCAAACATAATTTCGTCAGATGTTTTGTCTGTTTTAACAAcctctattttttatttaatattacattttgcaATATCACATTACACAACGTTCATTAAaagaaatacttaacatttttaagAAAAGAGTCACAGTCGCAATAACTTCCAATATTATTTTGCATCAGTTTCCTCAGAAGTGATTTTATGTTGAACACATGGGATGAAAATGCTTTATTTGGTAATCGTCTTAGTTATATTCTGATTATTCCACTAATGAGCCGCTCTCTCACACTACATGACAACATACAGTGTTACATAATATGCAACTATGTGCCTCTACAGACTCTTGCATGGCCCCAGAAACATATCAGCCTTGTGATAAAAGAGAACATGTCAGCCAAACATGATATTGGAAAGCTTTAAATAATAACCGTGTTTCTTACGTTGTTTGTTTACTAGTCAGCTGCCTAAAGTTGGCCCTTCCTTAGCAATGTAATTCAAAGACTGCTGTACTGTCAACAGCAGACAGCACTGGGTGTAAGCTAAGCAAACAGGCCTGTTTTTATTTAGAGGTCAAGCTTGTGACACTGACGTGTCCTCTCAAGATGTTCGCTGTGTGTTGCTGACTTCAAGAGAACGTTTTCTGCCTCCCACAGGCTGCAGGTCTTTCTTAGTGTCTTATGCAACATTATTGTCTCAGATGGGCAAAAGCTCTATCTAAACTAATCTAAATTCTAAATTCTGCTGATCTATTTTAGACCAGGCCAATAATGATGACTGTGATACGCTAATGTGCAATGACTTCAGTGTCCAATATGATTATTACTTACCACACAGCATAGTTGTGCAGTCCACTAACGAATGAATCCATGCCGTCCCGGAGTAATCTCTTGCAAAGTGCATCTGAAACTCAACGAAGAATATGGAGATGCATCTGTAAAAGAGAAAGAGACAAGTCTGATCAGACAAAACACACACATCACACGTTTGTGGTCTTTGAAGGACCATATTGTGACACTTCAAACTAACAACATGCTTCCAGTGCCATTCATAGCCAGTAACAACGAACAGCCGTGCGGATTGTGGGTGTCTGGATATGAAAGGCTGAGACGGGGTAATGAGGCACAAGCCTCTGCAGTGCCTGTTCTGCACCTGAACAAACAAAACTAGATCACCATGCAGGTCATTCGGGTCAGAGCACTCAGTGTGGGTATGACAGCCAGCAACTCTCACGTCTTCCGCCACTGAGAAAGACGTGTCTGGCCATCAGCCATCAAAGAAAGAGATGTCCTTCAGTTCCACAAACAGTGAAAAACCCAGTCAGCAAAGCCAAGTTGCAGAATCAAGGGTTACAATCTTACTCTAGGCCTtgtataacacacacacatatgtggaTGATAAGAACTTTCAAAGGGGTTAAGGGCAAAGAAGAGAATATCCATAAGATAAAGAAATGGTTAAAAaggctatttttttttatcggaAGACCACTGGCTGCCCTTTAAGCTCTAAAAGAGTTTCATCATCTGTTACCTCTCTAGTTAATTATTACCACTTATCTCAACAGGACTTAAGAAATGGTCAAGAGAGTCCTTGTTTAAGAGGTGAGAGGTCACATAAACTCTTTTGTGTTCGCCAGACTGGTTGCAATTTCATCCTACCTACATCATTAGTGGATTTGCAGACCTGTTCTTCAGGTTCTCACCTTTCAGACCTTTTCATGTCAGGTGATGTACTCAGACGTTTCAATTgaacaataaaataattatacagCATATGTATTCAGTTAAGCATGTTCCTTGAGGGAGAAATACAAAACACTGCTCGATAGAACAGCTTGTTCAAAACAGTATAAAAGAAGGACTTAAACACTCTAAACATGTCACAAATGTGTTAACATAAGCAAAACAGTACCAACACCTAAGGGTTGCAAGCCATtagatgtaaaaaacaaaactgtgTTATCTATATTCATGTGCGAAGGCCTGAAAGTTGTTTACAAGTCTGTCAAATGTAACCCGACCTCAAAGGCTGCTGCAGAAACATCAGATAGCGCTTGTCACTTTGTGAACCAGTGACTCATTCTAGGTAATTCTCAGCCTGGAATGAACTAAATATAGTTGTGTCTCATGTAGTGTACTAAACAAAAGTACTATTTAACAGGTTAAACCCATTTGAGAAACAAACCCTGACATTTTAAGGAGAGACAATATTCTTAAGTTATCGAACATCTAGTTGCACCCCATCTATCACTAAAGCTATCTTAAAACTACTCTAGTTCAAACAGGTATGAACAACAGCCTACACCCTCCAAAAAACTTACCTAGTAACAGCTCTTGTGCAAACAGTTACCACAAAGCAACCAGCTACGATCATCCATCCCCACCCTCCATCAGGAGGAAGGACTCCTCCTTTCTTCTTTTCCGGAGCCATGGAGCCTGTCCTTCCCACCGCTTTTATTTCCCTCAAACTCCGAAACTTCCGTTTCCAAACACGCGATGCCCCTCTCTGCCGCCACACTCACTGGTCATGGAATTCCTTCTGCAGATGTGAGGCCCGGTCAGTGACTCTGCTAAGCGCAAAATGACACACACAGCAAAACAGGCAGGAATTAGTAACAAGCTCAGCTAAAATTATTAACAGGCGGTTGGTTGAAAATGTGTCATCTTCCAGGGTTTGGGGCTCCTTTTTGTTCTTACAAATGAGTCACTGAAAAGTGAAATGATGCATGACTGCATTCATTGGAAGAGTTTATGAGTGAAAGCATAGTCAAACTGACGGGTTGTCATATTAACTTGAGACCCTGCAGTCTGCCTTCCTGACCCTTTGACCCTTCCAACCCCTTTGTtccaattaaaattattatttttttaaataactgacaaCGGTGTGGAAAATGACATGCATACTCAAGAGCCATGAAGagctacagtaaaaacaataaaatgtgatGTACATAATGTACACTGTCAGGCTAAGATGTTTCCAGTTTTTTCCACTTATTATGCAACTAAACTTGTACTGTAGTTTATGACTCTTCTAATCTAGATATCAGTCGACTGTAGGAACAGACCCAATTGCACACTGTTTCAATGCAGCATGAAAAACACACATCAACTCAACAGATTTCTTTGCAATTAGGCTTAATTGTCTAACTGTTGATTTCTAAGATTATTTACTCTCCTCTTCCTACATTCAAAGTTGTCATTACATTTTGTGTGTAAATGTGCCTCAAATCTGATCATTAATGTTAGTATTACATATTTACATTTTGCACCTGCAAATATCAAAGACACTAAGCTAGAATTTGGCTAATAATCAAATAGGTAAAGTTTTTTAGAAGATAGTAAATACTAAAGcccaatatattattattattattagagatGTATTCTTTGTCTTTAAAAGAATCTGCCAAATCCTAACTTTTCTCcgaataataaaaaagtaaaaaaataaaaataaaaataaaaactacgaAAATTGTAttgttgtgttgtttttattttaacgGAACTTTTGTTCTGTTCGCTTGTTGAAACCAGATGTTTGAAGAACTTCTCAAAGTTGCAAATAAAGGCACTTACCATTTTACAAAACAACCGCGAACACGGTCCAAACTTTCCCCATCCAACTCCTCTGCAGTCGCATGAACAGGTCCAGACGTTTGAAACTCTTCTGCACATTCGTTTAATTGAGTTGGTGCAGGATGTTCTTCAACATCCTGCGGCTTCCACCACAATGAACAAGTTTGCAGCTGTCGGAACATCAAGAGCAGGGTACATTAACATGTTTAGACGTGCAAGCTGTGAACCTATTTACCACTCTCTCTTCACTCCGCCTACCTGTGAAAAGAAAATTATGCAAGTATGTATGACAGGGTATGAGAATTTCCTTCTCTTACTTACAAAACTAGCTGCTTGGGAGCTGCCCTAGTTTCAGTTGCTGTCGAGGAACAACGCCAGAGTTTACAAACGTGCTCAGCATACAGCAATTTATCATTTCATACGTCCTGTCTGTCAGGCCAACCTGTTTTTAAATGGTAAATAAATTTAGTGGACATGACGTAAGGGCAATGTAAACGATTTTTCGAAgatgtaaattaaatattattggtCTGCATTTTACAGAATATAGCCTAGTATTTCAGTCTGTCTTATAATTATTTATGTGAAAATTGTTTCATGTGTAGTAAATATTATAAAGCTGGGGCCCCTGGGTgaccaaaaaacaacaacaacaaaaaacaattagGTCACGCAAATGTTTTAGCTTACGTCaacaaatatcttcatttgtgttttaaagaacaATGActatcttatgggtttggaatgatagatttaaaatgcatttagttCAAGTCTATtgacatatttactgacatatcgctcgagacttactgatataaaaattgtaattttattttgagTACTTATTGttcacaatgcacatttcttaatagtaagactgaaatatattttaatgtcactattgatgaggattgtattaTCTTTACATTATATcgatctttaaatgcaaaatatttagtgtatctaaagtatacttgcaatagttccactttagcacaatctttgtctttagttggacttcagcattACTTCTGCACAATAAAGTGCAAAATTacttccaatttagcagactttaaatataccagtttactaaaagtacaattgcaaggtatttttattaagtacataatatgtaaatgtatttatagcATACTTAAcatgaaataaatgcattttaaatacattttaatatatttatttttcactatggTAGTATGTTTTACATTGGTAGCAAACAAATGCTATTACTTTACTACCAACCATCCTATTGTTCTATACATTCTATAAGATCTGTGGTTTGTACTGTAACTATTTAAACAACTAGTATAATTTTCAGTTTTCCTAGCCCAAATGAAATAAACACTAGCCATTGCAATTTGTTtccataataaaaatatttaactaaGAAGTACTAGTTTGACTGAATTAATGTGAAGTGGAataagtattcatatataatgaataaaaaaaacagtatgtaATGATAGATGCATCATCTCGCTTTTCATGTATGTGACTATGCAGTGAACTGGttgatttttagatttttgtaaagAAAACGAAATGACAAGACATAACAATAAACCAATTTCCATAATT
This window encodes:
- the slc16a12b gene encoding monocarboxylate transporter 12-B; this translates as MAPEKKKGGVLPPDGGWGWMIVAGCFVVTVCTRAVTRCISIFFVEFQMHFARDYSGTAWIHSLVDCTTMLCGIYFWERKALAYGIAMSGSGIGTFILAPVVQLLIEHYSWRGALLILGGFVSNLCVCGALLRPIVLKEEEACPLPVDLECEYSLKPQAVNDVPTEKAVVEKLEVGAKQRCLQSMQEYHFLLMPDFVVLAGSFLLLATGCSLPFVYLVPYALDVGIGHQHAAFLMSILGVIDIVGNITFGWLTDRRCLKKYRNICYMFAVGMEGLCCFFIPLLRTFALLVPFSVLYGYFDGAYVALIPVVTSDVVGTTYLSSALGVVYFLHAVPYLVSPPIGGWLVDTTGTYTATFFLSGFALISSSLLLFSVAFIRRCQRNQKNRLSKDSKLVSCEGKQVDYYTSKKDLMVIIPATS